A single genomic interval of Pyrus communis chromosome 5, drPyrComm1.1, whole genome shotgun sequence harbors:
- the LOC137733295 gene encoding probable WRKY transcription factor 12 yields the protein MEGDQRGVPNYEVQISFSSTPQQAIHEMGFVQFEDQHHHNQVLSFLAPSSSPVQVQQQLNPNNSHHHHQPAALSTSSSATATATSNAATMGFSTRPSWNNNNEQVGTLDPKGVSDENGTGNASDCSNSWWRSSSSEKSKMKVRRKLREPRFCFQTRSDVDVLDDGYKWRKYGQKVVKNSLHPRSYYRCTHNNCRVKKRVERLSEDCRMVITTYEGRHNHSPCDDSTSSEHECFSSF from the exons ATGGAAGGAGATCAAAGAGGGGTTCCAAATTACGAGGTTCAGATTTCGTTTTCGAGCACCCCACAACAAGCGATCCACGAAATGGGGTTTGTGCAGTTCGAAGATCAGCATCATCATAATCAGGTTTTGAGCTTCTTGGCACCCTCATCATCACCTGTACAAGTACAACAACAGCTGAACCCTAATAATTCTCACCATCATCATCAGCCTGCTGCTCTCAGCACCTCCTCCTCCGCCACCGCCACTGCCACGAGCAACGCCGCCACCATGGGGTTTAGCACAAGACCTTCTTGGAATAATAATAACGAGCAG GTGGGAACGTTGGATCCAAAGGGTGTTAGTGATGAAAATGGGACTGGTAATGCTAGTGATTGCAGCAACTCATG GTGGAGAAGCTCAAGCTCAGAGAAAAGCAAGATGAAGGTGAGGAGAAAGCTTAGAGAGCCAAGATTTTGTTTCCAAACCAGAAGTGACGTGGATGTGCTTGATGATGGTTACAAATGGAGGAAATATGGTCAAAAAGTTGTCAAGAACAGCCTTCATCCAAG AAGCTACTACAGGTGTACTCACAATAACTGTCGGGTGAAGAAGAGGGTTGAACGTCTGTCAGAAGACTGTAGAATGGTGATAACAACCTACGAAGGTAGACACAACCACTCCCCTTGTGATGACTCTACCTCCTCTGAACATGAATGCTTTAGCTCTTTCTAg
- the LOC137735769 gene encoding carotenoid cleavage dioxygenase 7, chloroplastic, with protein MLYISMMLATIICFHSHLLKLPKMQANPFQVIPKLIFPSLIKLPPVHRSLSPPPTKPPRAISISTPGETNHDPIISSTVDVVDDSVAAFWDYQFLFVSQRSEQTEPITLRVVEGSVPPDFPSGTYYLTGPGLFSDDHGSTVHPLDGHGYLRAFQFDGFGGEVKFMAKYVKTEAQVEEHDPTTDRWRFTHRGPFSVLKGGQKVGNTKVMKNVANTSVLRWGRKLLCLWEGGNPYEIESETLDTVGKVSLMEDCDSGTESGHGGGGGGGMWDVAARLLKPILYGVFKMPPKRLLSHYKLDARNNRLLMVSCNAEDMLLPCSNFTFYEFDSDFKVLGKQEFNIPDHLMIHDWAFTDTHYILFANRIKLDAVGAMTAVCGATPMITALSVNPSKSTSPIYLLPRPSNENGRDWRVPIEASSQLWFLHVCNAFENLDENGNLDIQIHASACSYEWFNFQKLFGYDWQSGKLDPSVMNINGSQSNHLPHLIQVSINLDSNGNCQRCDVESLNQWNKSSDFPVINPAFSGSKNTYLYAAATSGSRSSLPHFPFDMVVKLNVASKSVLTWSVGSRRFIGEPIFIPKGYEEDDGYIVVVEYAVSVQRCYLVILDSKKIGGADALVARLEVPKHLNFPLGFHGFWATAA; from the exons atgttatatatAAGTATGATGCTAGCTACTATCATTTGCTTTCATAGCCACCTCCTAAAACTACCAAAAATGCAAGCCAACCCCTTCCAAGTTATTCCCAAACTAATATTCCCCTCACTGATAAAGCTGCCTCCGGTGCACCGATCTCTGTCACCACCACCCACCAAGCCACCGCGTGCGATATCCATCTCCACGCCCGGTGAAACCAATCATGATCCTATTATTTCATCAACCGTAGACGTTGTTGATGATTCAGTGGCTGCATTTTGGGACTACCAATTTCTCTTTGTGTCCCAACGCTCCGAACAAACTGAACCCATCACGCTCAGAGTCGTGGAGGGTTCGGTTCCACCTGACTTTCCCTCTGGCACGTACTACTTGACAGGGCCGGGGCTCTTCAGTGACGACCATGGCTCGACGGTGCACCCATTAGACGGTCACGGATACCTTAGGGCTTTTCAGTTTGATGGCTTTGGCGGAGAAGTCAAGTTCATGGCTAAGTACGTGAAAACTGAGGCTCAAGTTGAAGAGCACGACCCTACGACTGACAGGTGGCGATTCACACATAGGGGGCCGTTTTCGGTGTTGAAAGGTGGACAGAAAGTTGGGAATACAAAGGTTATGAAGAATGTGGCAAATACTAGTGTCTTGAGGTGGGGCCGGAAGCTGTTGTGCTTGTGGGAAGGTGGCAACCCATATGAGATTGAATCTGAGACGTTGGATACGGTAGGGAAGGTAAGTTTGATGGAAGACTGTGATTCGGGGACGGAGAGTGGacacggtggtggtggtggtggtggaatgTGGGATGTGGCTGCGAGGTTGCTCAAACCGATTTTGTACG GAGTGTTTAAGATGCCTCCGAAGCGACTATTGTCTCATTATAAGCTCGATGCTCGCAACAACAGGCTTCTTATGGTGTCATGCAATGCAGAGGATATGCTATTACCTTGCagtaattttacattttatg AATTTGATTCAGATTTCAAGGTGCTGGGAAAGCAAGAGTTCAACATCCCTGATCACTTGATGATCCACGATTGGGCTTTCACAGACACTCATTATATACTATTTGCTAATCGCATCAAGCTTGATGCTGTCG GTGCAATGACAGCAGTTTGCGGGGCTACTCCTATGATAACAGCATTGTCAGTGAACCCTAGCAAGTCCACATCTCCCATATATTTGCTTCCTCGGCCTAGTAATGAAAATGGCAGAGATTGGAGAGTGCCTATTGAAGCGTCTTCACAATTGTGGTTCCTACATGTATGCAATGCTTTTGAGAATTTGGATGAGAATGGGAATTTGGATATTCAAATCCATGCTTCTGCTTGCTCTTACGAGTGGTTCAATTTCCAGAAattatttg GATATGATTGGCAAAGTGGTAAACTAGACCCTTCGGTTATGAACATAAATggaagccaaagcaatcacttgCCTCATCTTATTCAG GTTTCCATCAACTTGGATAGCAACGGGAACTGTCAAAGATGTGATGTGGAGTCTTTAAACCAGTGGAACAAGTCATCAGATTTTCCAGTTATCAACCCAGCCTTTTCAGGTAGTAAGAACACATACTTATATGCAGCAGCAACTTCAGGTTCTCGCAGTTCGTTGCCACACTTTCCATTTGACATGGTGGTGAAGCTAAATGTTGCATCTAAATCTGTGCTCACATGGTCCGTTGGTAGTCGAAGATTCATCGGAGAGCCTATTTTTATCCCCAAAGGCTATGAAGAAGATGATGGCTACATTGTCGTAGTTGAG TATGCAGTTTCAGTTCAAAGGTGCTATCTAGTTATCTTAGATTCCAAGAAGATTGGAGGAGCTGATGCACTAGTAGCAAGACTTGAAGTCCCCAAGCACCTGAATTTCCCTCTTGGTTTCCATGGTTTCTGGGCCACTGCAGCGTAG